The Phaeacidiphilus oryzae TH49 region GCGAGCCGGTGCGCGAGGTGGAGGTCACGGTGCACAAGCCGGACGCCCCCATCACCGTCCCCTTCCAGGACGTCAGCGTCACCATCCGCCGCGCGGCCGCCGGCGAACCGACCCCGCACGACCCCACCGACTGGAGCCGCGGATGAGCACCCCGAACTCCCCGATGCCGTTCGACGTGGCAGACGCCCTGGACGAGGTCGAGCGCACCCTCCACGACCCCCGCACCGCCGTCGTCGCCCTCGGCAGCAACCTCGGCAACCGCCTGGAGCTGCTGCAGGGCGCGGTGGACGCGCTCGGCGAGACCCCCGGGCTGCGGATCAAGGCCGTCTCCGGGGTCTTCGAGACCGACCCGGTCGGCGGGCCGAACGGGCAGGGCTCGTACTTCAACGCGGTGGTGCTGCTGCGCACCACCCTCCCGCCCTCCTCGCTGCTGGAGCGCGGCAACGCGGTGGAGGACGCCTTCAACCGCACCCGCGAGGTCCGCTGGGGGCCGCGCACGCTGGACGTGGACATCCTCTTCTACGAGGGCGTGGTCTCCGACGACCCGCGGCTGACGCTTCCCCATCCGCGGGCCCACGAGCGGGCGTTCGTGCTGGCGCCCTGGCTGGACGTCGACCCGTCCGCCCAGGTCCCGGGGCACGGCGCGGTCGCCGAGCTGCTGGCGGGGGTGGACGCCTCCGGGGTGCACCGCCGCCCGGATCTGGAGCTGCATCTTCCGCAGTGAGCCGCGGCGGCCGCGCGGCCGCACGGGCCTCCGGAGGCGTCGGTGCGGGCGGGTAACGTGGGGATCCGCGACGAGCCGTC contains the following coding sequences:
- the folK gene encoding 2-amino-4-hydroxy-6-hydroxymethyldihydropteridine diphosphokinase, with the translated sequence MSTPNSPMPFDVADALDEVERTLHDPRTAVVALGSNLGNRLELLQGAVDALGETPGLRIKAVSGVFETDPVGGPNGQGSYFNAVVLLRTTLPPSSLLERGNAVEDAFNRTREVRWGPRTLDVDILFYEGVVSDDPRLTLPHPRAHERAFVLAPWLDVDPSAQVPGHGAVAELLAGVDASGVHRRPDLELHLPQ